In the Pygocentrus nattereri isolate fPygNat1 chromosome 19, fPygNat1.pri, whole genome shotgun sequence genome, one interval contains:
- the LOC108427189 gene encoding lipoprotein lipase: protein MGKESIWLLVIGFSLISCDPLSNSTQAPSSSNTTDWIEDYSNIQSKFSLRHVEFPEEDVCYLVPGEIGTVLDCNFKPDAQTFLVIHGWSVAGLFESWIHKLVSALFEREPTANVIVVDWLDRASHHYPTSAENTRLVGRDVAKLINWLEGLGYPLEKLHVLGYSLGAHVAGIAGNLSNNKVNRITGLDPAGPTFEHADTLKRLSPDDAKFVDVLHTNTRGSPDLSIGIQRTVGHVDIYPNGGTMQPGCSLQNTMKMIATYGLYNMDQLVKCSHERSVHLFIDSLVNQDQQSLAYRCSSKEAFYKGLCLSCRKNRCNKLGYNVNKVRTTRSAKMYLKTREMMPYKVFHFQIKLHLFSQKNMALENQPVKISLFGTRDQRDDIPVVVPSMITNTTISFLVTSDVDVGELLILKVQWETDSYLPSFFSTNEFNIRKMRIKSGETQAKVIFRPKDVEFEDLIQGGDAVVFVKSKEHEQSKREARSHRLKMHGSFFKEGVNESTTDVKKEESGMQSTEKPVEVTTKKATSS from the exons ATGGGAAAAGAAAGTATCTGGCTACTTGTCATCGGATTTTCTCTCATTTCGTGCGACCCTCTTTCTAATTCCACCCAGGCACCTTCCTCAA gtAACACTACTGACTGGATTGAGGACTACAGTAACATTCAGTCCAAGTTCTCACTGCGACATGTTGAGTTTCCTGAAGAGGACGTGTGCTACCTCGTCCCAGGAGAAATAGGCACTGTATTAGACTGCAACTTCAAGCCTGATGCCCAGACCTTTCTGGTCATCCATGGCTGGTCG GTTGCAGGGCTGTTTGAAAGCTGGATCCATAAGCTGGTGTCTGCTCTGTTTGAACGCGAGCCCACTGCCAATGTCATCGTGGTAGACTGGCTGGACAGGGCCAGCCATCACTATCCCACCTCAGCTGAGAACACCAGATTGGTGGGGAGGGATGTGGCCAAGTTAATCAACTGGTTGGAG GGTCTAGGCTATCCACTTGAGAAACTGCACGTGTTGGGTTATAGTCTGGGTGCACACGTGGCAGGCATTGCAGGAAACCTCAGCAACAACAAAGTCAACAGAATTACAG GTCTTGACCCAGCTGGCCCAACCTTTGAGCATGCAGACACTTTGAAACGACTGTCCCCTGATGATGCTAAATTTGTGGATGTCCTGCACACTAACACAAGAGGCAGCCCAGACCTGAGCATCGGCATCCAGAGAACTGTGGGCCATGTGGACATTTACCCCAATGGGGGCACCATGCAGCCTGGCTGCAGCCTGCAGAACACCATGAAGATGATTGCTACATACGGCTTGTACA ACATGGACCAGCTGGTGAAGTGCTCGCATGAGCGCTCAGTGCACTTGTTCATTGACTCTTTGGTAAATCAGGATCAGCAGAGCCTGGCTTACCGCTGCAGCTCCAAAGAGGCCTTCTATAAGGGCCTTTGCCTGAGCTGCCGCAAGAACCGCTGCAATAAGCTAGGCTACAATGTCAACAAGGTCCGAACAACCAGGAGCGCCAAAATGTACCTCAAAACGCGGGAGATGATGCCCTACAAGG tTTTCCACTTCCAGATTAAACTGCACCTCTTCAGCCAGAAGAATATGGCTCTGGAGAACCAGCCTGTTAAGATTTCTCTGTTCGGAACTCGGGACCAGAGAGACGATATCCCCGTAGTTGT GCCCAGTATGATCACCAACACAACCATCTCCTTCCTGGTGACATCTGATGTGGATGTAGGAGAGCTGCTGATTCTGAAGGTCCAGTGGGAGACAGATTCATACCTGCCTAGCTTCTTCAGTACCAACGAGTTCAACATCCGCAAAATGAGAATTAAATCTGGAGAGACACAAGCCAA GGTGATTTTCAGACCCAAAGATGTGGAGTTTGAGGATCTCATTCAGGGGGGTGACGCTGTGGTCTTTGTGAAATCAAAAGAGCAtgaacagagcaagagagaagcaAG GTCACACAGACTTAAAATGCATGGCAGCTTCTTCAAGGAAGGTGTCAATGAATCAACAACAGATGTGAAGAAAGAAGAATCAGGGATGCAGTCAACAGAGAAACCAGTGGAGGTGACCACAAAGAAGGCCACAAGTTCTTGA